In the genome of Phycisphaerae bacterium, one region contains:
- a CDS encoding substrate-binding domain-containing protein: MPSRSETRIRTRPALHRKLTDLILDEIHSGRLPLGAKLPSQAELVARYQVSVNTVRQSLATLEKRGIIRKEHGRGSFVSLQSGRREERRELGHLGLIFERADQPEDQAAETEIVSAFVDVCRRRGIRFTCVETTVDAHAGGGELIRTFDGVNLDAICVFLHSGEGAGDRLAPLAREFAAPVAMFPSFERHPFPIDRVDIDLEAGLRQLMQYLLQLGHRRIAYVSSHVAECLAGDPQRITGGRWQAYRDALAESGVAVDPSRLVEIPYGREPDEAIGRRVIELVRRDDPVTAIFAGNDWMARHVMEWLWRAGIHVPRDVSLAGLDDVSFARHLVPPLTTVACPYTRAARAVIELMRKRLGDVNRPPEHVTIPSELVIRESVRPAGEHSA; the protein is encoded by the coding sequence ATGCCAAGCCGTTCGGAAACACGGATACGCACCAGACCGGCCCTGCACCGCAAGCTCACGGACCTGATCCTCGACGAGATCCACAGCGGCCGGCTGCCGCTGGGCGCCAAATTGCCCAGCCAGGCCGAACTCGTGGCCCGATACCAGGTCAGCGTCAACACCGTGCGCCAGTCGCTGGCCACCCTCGAAAAACGCGGGATCATCCGCAAGGAGCACGGGCGGGGCAGCTTCGTGAGCCTCCAGTCCGGCCGGCGGGAGGAACGCCGCGAGCTGGGACACCTGGGATTGATCTTCGAACGGGCCGATCAGCCGGAAGACCAAGCCGCTGAGACCGAAATCGTCTCCGCCTTCGTCGACGTCTGCCGGCGACGCGGAATCCGCTTCACCTGCGTCGAGACCACCGTCGACGCCCACGCCGGCGGGGGCGAGTTGATCCGGACCTTCGACGGGGTCAACCTCGACGCGATCTGCGTCTTCCTGCACAGCGGCGAGGGCGCCGGCGACCGCCTGGCCCCGCTGGCCCGCGAGTTCGCCGCCCCGGTGGCCATGTTTCCGAGCTTCGAACGCCATCCCTTTCCCATTGACCGGGTGGACATCGACCTGGAGGCCGGACTGCGGCAGTTGATGCAATACCTGCTGCAACTTGGCCATAGGCGGATCGCCTACGTCAGTTCGCACGTCGCCGAGTGTCTGGCCGGCGACCCGCAACGGATCACCGGCGGCCGGTGGCAGGCCTATCGCGACGCCCTGGCCGAGTCCGGTGTGGCGGTTGACCCCTCGCGGCTGGTCGAGATTCCCTACGGCCGCGAGCCGGACGAGGCGATCGGCCGGCGGGTGATCGAACTGGTGCGACGAGACGATCCGGTCACCGCGATCTTCGCGGGCAACGACTGGATGGCCCGCCACGTGATGGAGTGGCTCTGGCGGGCTGGGATCCACGTGCCGCGCGACGTCTCGCTGGCCGGCCTGGACGACGTGTCGTTCGCCCGCCACCTGGTGCCGCCGCTGACCACGGTCGCCTGCCCGTATACGCGGGCGGCCCGGGCGGTGATCGAGTTGATGCGCAAGCGGCTGGGCGACGTGAACCGCCCGCCCGAACACGTAACGATCCCTTCGGAGCTGGTGATACGCGAGTCGGTTCGACCGGCAGGAGAGCATTCCGCATGA